From the Streptobacillus felis genome, one window contains:
- a CDS encoding L,D-transpeptidase family protein — MKKYLMLLLLLGMYNINYAKEENIDIKEENVAIKTEEKKEETEKEIVEEVVEKKEEDSKEEVVEEKNYVEKFESNEKNITLNLKFDKYFDESLNKFAYVKVTTNIRNKPTTKGSKVLSSLKTGTKLPLLGIVKGNDGKEWLEVMYKNQKAYIFISNALVRGFNWQKAAEKANKLNDFIANSKLRNKEIYYLDSYVSLNTESSGKKDKYGNAANQSIKAYYNNNKEYINLPDRTLVTLEGQDDKYVYIKTASYGDITYAILKSDVKRFKKSNINKKVNRFIYIDRDSQTQVTLERSSSGFNVNTVGYVTTGITKGAGFVTPYGDFLVAYTKPVMAYASDFQKEPILNSKGEKIGERPIVIGDARFAIRFSGGGYLHGIPSTFEPKENREARKRATAAKLGTIPLSHKCVRNEDDVIEYLYRWVNGKNKIQKNGFTYPEEHVIVIVD, encoded by the coding sequence ATGAAGAAATATTTAATGCTTTTATTGCTATTGGGAATGTATAATATTAACTATGCTAAAGAAGAAAATATAGATATAAAAGAAGAAAATGTAGCAATAAAAACAGAAGAAAAGAAAGAAGAAACAGAAAAAGAAATTGTTGAAGAGGTAGTTGAAAAAAAAGAAGAGGATAGTAAAGAAGAAGTTGTAGAAGAAAAGAATTATGTAGAAAAATTTGAGAGTAATGAAAAAAATATAACTTTAAATCTTAAATTTGATAAATATTTTGATGAAAGTTTAAATAAATTTGCTTATGTGAAAGTCACTACTAATATTAGAAATAAACCTACAACTAAAGGTTCTAAGGTTTTAAGTAGTTTAAAAACTGGAACTAAATTACCACTTTTAGGTATAGTAAAAGGAAATGATGGTAAAGAATGGTTAGAAGTAATGTATAAAAATCAAAAAGCATATATATTTATTTCTAATGCATTAGTAAGAGGTTTTAACTGGCAAAAAGCGGCTGAAAAAGCTAATAAACTTAATGATTTTATAGCTAATTCTAAATTAAGAAATAAAGAAATATATTATTTGGATAGTTATGTATCATTGAATACAGAATCAAGTGGTAAAAAAGATAAATACGGTAATGCTGCTAATCAAAGTATTAAAGCTTATTACAATAATAATAAAGAATATATCAATTTACCTGATAGAACTTTAGTTACTCTTGAAGGTCAAGATGATAAATATGTTTATATTAAAACAGCTTCTTACGGGGATATAACTTATGCTATTTTAAAAAGTGATGTGAAGAGATTCAAAAAATCAAATATTAATAAAAAAGTAAATAGATTCATATATATTGATAGAGATAGTCAAACACAAGTTACTTTAGAAAGAAGTAGTAGTGGATTTAATGTAAATACTGTAGGTTATGTAACTACTGGTATTACAAAAGGTGCTGGGTTTGTAACACCATATGGAGATTTTTTAGTTGCATATACTAAGCCAGTAATGGCATATGCTTCTGATTTTCAAAAAGAACCTATATTAAATTCTAAAGGAGAAAAAATAGGTGAAAGACCAATAGTTATTGGTGATGCAAGATTTGCTATAAGATTTTCTGGTGGTGGATATTTACATGGTATACCATCAACTTTTGAACCAAAAGAAAATAGAGAAGCAAGAAAAAGAGCTACAGCAGCAAAATTAGGTACTATACCTTTATCACATAAATGTGTAAGAAATGAAGATGATGTAATTGAATATCTATATAGATGGGTAAATGGTAAAAATAAAATTCAAAAAAATGGGTTTACATATCCAGAAGAACATGTTATAGTAATAGTTGATTAA
- a CDS encoding queuosine precursor transporter, protein MLSIFGYNEVIWLLYVLINYSVILFAYRRWGKVGLMIFAPISIILANVQVNKLVYLFGIETTLGNIAYSSIFLISDILSENYGKKAASKVVGIGFLTMIFTTVVMNIALTLTPSANDVQQVHLEAIFTPFIRLMIASLLAYVISSNVDINLYQIIRKIFPDFSNIWIRNNLSTLLSQILDNLIFNFVAFYGVFPISLILTITFSTYFLKIITSALDTPFVYIATYWKNKGVIEEI, encoded by the coding sequence ATGTTAAGTATTTTTGGTTATAACGAAGTCATCTGGCTTCTTTATGTATTAATTAATTATTCTGTTATTTTATTTGCTTATAGAAGATGGGGGAAAGTTGGATTAATGATTTTTGCACCTATATCTATAATATTAGCAAATGTACAGGTAAATAAATTAGTTTATCTTTTTGGTATAGAAACAACTTTAGGGAATATTGCCTATAGTTCTATTTTCCTTATTTCTGATATTTTATCAGAGAATTATGGTAAAAAAGCCGCATCAAAAGTGGTTGGAATTGGGTTTTTAACAATGATATTCACTACAGTTGTAATGAATATTGCTTTAACTTTAACACCATCAGCAAATGATGTACAACAAGTTCACTTAGAAGCAATATTTACACCATTTATAAGACTTATGATTGCTTCATTATTAGCATATGTTATTTCATCTAATGTTGATATAAATTTATATCAAATTATTAGAAAAATATTCCCAGATTTTAGTAATATATGGATAAGAAATAATTTAAGTACATTATTAAGTCAAATATTAGACAATCTTATTTTTAATTTTGTAGCATTTTATGGTGTGTTTCCTATATCTTTAATTTTAACAATTACATTTTCAACTTACTTCTTGAAAATAATTACATCAGCATTAGATACACCTTTTGTGTATATAGCTACATATTGGAAAAATAAAGGAGTAATAGAAGAAATATAA
- a CDS encoding YitT family protein: MFQKYKSYIIPTMLIIFSALVQSYTIQVFIVHSKLLTGGFTGLSILINMIMSELGIKLSVGTLLLILNFPVALLCAKEISKKFVFLSLLHIVMTSIFLKTFKFDPLFTNILLNLTIGAVVHGLQMVLALKVGGSTGGTDFIALYISNKINKSIWIYIFIFNMSIILIFGYMFTWDGAGYSIVFQFVTTKVIDTFYNRYRRITLQIFTKKADEVSKMYISKYRHGMTKILGEGAYLREDISVCYTVVSVYEVNDIVKAILKVDKNAIINTFKTEAFYVKFYIPPI, encoded by the coding sequence ATGTTTCAAAAATATAAGTCATATATAATACCTACAATGTTAATAATATTTTCAGCATTAGTACAATCATATACAATACAGGTATTTATTGTACATTCTAAATTATTAACAGGTGGATTTACTGGTTTATCAATATTGATAAATATGATTATGTCAGAATTAGGTATAAAGTTATCGGTAGGAACTTTACTTTTAATTTTAAATTTTCCAGTTGCACTATTGTGTGCTAAGGAAATAAGCAAAAAATTTGTTTTTCTTTCATTGTTACATATAGTAATGACATCAATTTTTTTAAAGACATTTAAGTTTGATCCTTTATTTACAAACATATTATTGAATCTTACTATAGGTGCTGTAGTACATGGACTTCAAATGGTTCTTGCTTTAAAAGTAGGTGGTTCAACTGGAGGAACAGATTTTATTGCACTCTATATTTCTAATAAGATTAATAAATCAATTTGGATATATATATTTATTTTTAATATGTCTATAATATTAATTTTTGGATATATGTTTACTTGGGATGGAGCAGGTTATTCTATAGTATTTCAATTTGTAACTACAAAAGTAATAGATACTTTTTATAATAGGTATAGAAGAATTACTCTGCAAATTTTCACTAAAAAAGCTGATGAAGTATCAAAAATGTATATTAGTAAATATAGACATGGAATGACTAAAATATTGGGTGAAGGAGCTTATCTAAGAGAAGATATATCGGTATGTTATACAGTAGTTTCTGTTTATGAAGTAAATGATATAGTAAAGGCAATATTAAAGGTTGATAAAAATGCTATAATTAATACATTTAAAACAGAAGCCTTTTATGTTAAATTCTATATTCCACCAATTTAA
- the rplS gene encoding 50S ribosomal protein L19: protein MKEKLIELVEKEYLKADLPEFKAGDTVAVHYTVKEGNKTRIQVFEGVVIRITGGSIQKSFTVRKVSSGIGVERIIPINSPLIDKIEVKKIGKVRRAKLYYLRGLSGKAARIKEIRK, encoded by the coding sequence TTGAAAGAGAAATTAATAGAGTTAGTAGAAAAAGAATACTTAAAAGCTGATTTACCAGAGTTTAAAGCTGGAGATACAGTTGCAGTACACTACACAGTAAAAGAAGGAAACAAAACTAGAATACAGGTTTTCGAAGGTGTAGTAATAAGAATAACTGGAGGAAGTATTCAAAAAAGCTTTACAGTAAGAAAGGTGTCTTCAGGAATTGGAGTAGAAAGAATTATACCAATTAACTCTCCATTAATCGATAAAATCGAAGTTAAGAAGATAGGTAAAGTAAGAAGAGCTAAATTATACTACTTAAGAGGATTAAGCGGTAAAGCAGCAAGAATTAAAGAAATTAGAAAATAA
- a CDS encoding YbaK/EbsC family protein, translating into MGNEEMIYELLNKMNIKYKTLEHEAISSVKDHLFELEGQQVKNLLLKAKKTNNIYLVLIHDEKSLNLSDLAEKLEEKRLSFASSDTMLELTGCEPGVLTPFGLLFDKEHKINLIVDTAVDINTTIGAHPFINTKTLNIQFKDFEKFFKHTGHKINFIEL; encoded by the coding sequence ATGGGAAACGAAGAAATGATATATGAATTATTAAATAAAATGAATATTAAATACAAAACTTTGGAACATGAAGCAATATCTTCTGTAAAGGATCATTTATTTGAATTAGAAGGTCAACAAGTAAAAAATCTTCTACTAAAAGCAAAAAAAACAAACAATATCTATTTAGTATTAATACATGATGAAAAATCACTTAACTTATCTGATTTAGCAGAAAAATTAGAAGAAAAAAGACTATCATTTGCTAGTAGTGATACAATGTTAGAACTAACAGGTTGTGAACCAGGAGTACTTACACCTTTTGGTCTTTTATTTGATAAAGAACATAAAATAAATTTAATAGTTGATACAGCTGTTGATATCAACACTACTATAGGAGCTCATCCTTTCATAAATACTAAAACATTAAATATACAATTTAAAGATTTTGAAAAATTCTTTAAACATACTGGACATAAAATTAATTTTATTGAATTATAG
- the mnmA gene encoding tRNA 2-thiouridine(34) synthase MnmA, whose protein sequence is MKKKVVLGMSGGVDSSVAAILLKEAGYEVIGVFMKNWEEKDENGVCMADIDYEDVIAVAEQLEIPYYSVNFVKEYWDRVFEYFLSEYRLARTPNPDVMCNKEIKFKAFLDYANKLGADYIATGHYARLTTNEKGEKVLLRGIDNNKDQSYFLCGLSQKQLEKVLFPIGEYEKPKIREIAEKYNLKTAKKKDSTGICFIGERNFNEFLSKYLPAQDGDIVDINGKVLGRHHGLMYYTIGQRKGIGLGNTKEGTGEPYFVVDKNVEKNELVVAQGDDNLLYSKGLIANNFNFINQIELPYRCTVKFRYRQNDVSAIIDKVGEDKYKVIFDEKQRAVTLGQIVVLYDGEKCLGGGIIDQIIK, encoded by the coding sequence ATGAAAAAAAAGGTAGTACTAGGAATGTCTGGTGGGGTTGATTCTTCTGTTGCTGCTATATTACTTAAAGAGGCAGGATATGAAGTAATAGGTGTCTTTATGAAAAATTGGGAAGAAAAGGATGAAAATGGAGTTTGTATGGCTGATATAGATTATGAAGATGTTATAGCAGTTGCAGAACAACTTGAAATTCCATATTATTCTGTAAACTTTGTAAAAGAATATTGGGATAGAGTATTTGAATACTTTTTATCAGAATATAGATTAGCAAGAACACCTAATCCTGATGTTATGTGTAATAAAGAGATAAAATTTAAAGCTTTTTTAGATTATGCTAATAAACTTGGAGCAGACTATATTGCAACAGGACATTATGCTAGATTAACAACTAATGAAAAAGGTGAAAAAGTTTTATTAAGAGGAATAGATAATAATAAGGATCAAAGTTATTTTTTATGTGGCTTATCACAAAAACAATTAGAAAAAGTTTTATTTCCTATTGGTGAATATGAAAAACCAAAAATACGTGAGATTGCAGAAAAATATAATTTGAAAACAGCTAAGAAAAAGGATAGTACAGGTATTTGTTTTATTGGTGAAAGAAACTTTAATGAATTTCTATCAAAATACTTACCAGCACAAGATGGAGATATAGTAGATATTAATGGTAAAGTATTAGGGAGACATCATGGTTTAATGTACTATACTATAGGTCAAAGAAAAGGTATTGGACTTGGAAATACAAAGGAAGGTACTGGAGAACCATATTTTGTTGTAGATAAAAATGTTGAAAAAAATGAATTAGTTGTTGCACAAGGTGATGATAACTTACTTTATTCTAAGGGATTAATTGCTAATAACTTTAACTTTATAAATCAAATAGAACTTCCATATAGATGTACAGTAAAATTTAGATATAGACAAAATGATGTATCTGCTATTATAGATAAAGTAGGAGAAGATAAATATAAAGTAATTTTTGATGAAAAACAAAGAGCTGTAACACTAGGACAAATAGTAGTTTTATATGATGGTGAAAAATGTTTAGGTGGAGGAATAATAGACCAAATAATAAAGTAG